The following are from one region of the Rhipicephalus microplus isolate Deutch F79 chromosome 1, USDA_Rmic, whole genome shotgun sequence genome:
- the c12.1 gene encoding spliceosome-associated protein CWC15 encodes MTTAARPTFEPARGGGGRNEKDLGALSKQYSSRDLPGHTKLKYRQPGQGTSEELKAKDFRRELEERERAALYERDGKKIIREPSKRPRLEQAPASNLDADDSLDEDEDSDDSDEDDTAELMAELNRIKKERAQEEAKREAERKIQEERIRMENILSGNPLLNSSKAEFKVKRRWDDDVVFKNCAKGDLESNKERHFINDTLRSEFHKKFMEKYIK; translated from the exons ATGACTACCGCTGCAAGGCCGACCTTTGAGCCAGCCAGAGGTGGTGGCGGCCGCAATGAGAAAGACTTAGGAGCCTTGTCAAAACAATACTCTAGCAGGGATCTCCCGGGACACACCAAGCTAAAGTACAG GCAACCCGGTCAGGGCACCAGCGAGGAACTCAAGGCAAAGGACTTTCGCCGCGAGTTGGAGGAACGTGAGCGTGCTGCGCTGTACGAAAGAGATGGCAAGAAGATAATCCGAG AGCCATCAAAGAGGCCCAGGCTGGAGCAGGCACCTGCATCAAATCTCGATGCTGATGACTCCTTAGATGAG GATGAAGACAGTGATGACAGTGATGAAGATGACACCGCTGAGCTCATGGCAGAGCTGAACAGAATCAAGAAGGAACGTGCTCAAGAAGAAGCAAAGAGG GAAGCTGAGCGTAAAATTCAAGAGGAAAGAATTCGAATGGAGAACATCTTGAGTGGAAACCCTCTGCTGAATTCAAGCAAGGCTGAATTCAAGGTGAAGCGACGATGGGACGACGACGTCGTGTTCAAAAACTGTGCCAAGGGTGATCTCGAGAGCAACAAGGAGCGCCATTTCATCAATGACACTCTTCGTTCAGAGTTTCACAAAAAGTTTATGGAGAAATACATCAAATAG